One Edaphobacter lichenicola DNA window includes the following coding sequences:
- a CDS encoding TnsA endonuclease N-terminal domain-containing protein — protein sequence MPVRKLKKSYQNVTGLFYSLRLKRLVQFDSILERDFILLLDMHPAVRWFSEQPMKIRFIDETGVDQVYVPDFHIEFTSGRFLGRDVTRPWIVETKYRSDLAENWPKIRQKLRAGFREATRRNSQFHIVSEACLSCIPLTNAKFVRPFLNSDLSAAMLDEVVAALRSAGRTTVRAFLTSQTWNYHTVDPRQVIWSAIAKRMISSDFEMPFGPETTIWVR from the coding sequence ATGCCTGTCAGAAAACTCAAGAAGAGCTACCAAAACGTCACTGGGCTGTTTTATAGCCTTCGACTTAAGAGGCTCGTTCAATTCGATTCGATCCTCGAGCGCGACTTCATATTGCTCCTGGATATGCACCCAGCTGTTCGATGGTTCTCGGAGCAGCCTATGAAGATCCGATTTATCGACGAAACTGGTGTCGATCAGGTTTATGTCCCCGACTTCCACATCGAGTTCACGAGCGGCCGCTTCTTGGGAAGAGACGTCACGCGCCCCTGGATTGTGGAAACCAAGTACCGTAGTGACCTAGCAGAGAACTGGCCGAAGATCAGGCAGAAACTGCGCGCCGGGTTTCGTGAGGCAACCAGACGGAATTCCCAGTTCCATATCGTCAGCGAAGCGTGCCTGTCGTGTATCCCGCTTACAAATGCGAAGTTCGTGCGCCCATTCTTGAATTCTGACCTGTCGGCAGCCATGCTCGACGAGGTTGTGGCTGCGCTCCGGTCGGCAGGGCGAACCACCGTTAGGGCTTTCCTCACTAGCCAAACGTGGAATTACCACACGGTCGACCCAAGGCAAGTCATCTGGAGTGCCATCGCGAAGCGCATGATTTCTTCGGATTTCGAGATGCCTTTTGGGCCCGAAACGACCATTTGGGTGAGGTGA
- a CDS encoding SRPBCC family protein yields MKTEPKTPAGVDPNSVRKVVSVQAPQVVAWRVFTEKMGAWWPLAYYKIGKADAVDAVIEPRVGGRWYEQGDDGSICQWGSVLAWEPHSRLVLSWDISADWQYDPNLKTEIEVRFRAGGGEHTLVELEHRHLDRYGARRDEMRRIFDTEGDWGRLLEAFARCWKQKPLRLNMPRGTEAVGTRHLSS; encoded by the coding sequence ATGAAGACAGAGCCGAAGACGCCCGCCGGTGTCGATCCCAATAGCGTTCGGAAGGTCGTGAGCGTTCAGGCGCCGCAGGTGGTGGCGTGGCGGGTGTTCACCGAGAAGATGGGCGCGTGGTGGCCGCTGGCATACTACAAAATCGGAAAAGCCGATGCAGTGGACGCGGTGATCGAGCCACGCGTCGGGGGCCGCTGGTACGAGCAAGGCGACGATGGCAGCATCTGTCAGTGGGGCAGTGTACTCGCGTGGGAACCGCACTCGCGGCTGGTCCTCTCGTGGGATATCAGCGCCGACTGGCAGTATGACCCAAACCTGAAGACTGAAATCGAGGTGCGCTTCAGAGCTGGCGGTGGCGAGCATACACTCGTCGAACTGGAGCATCGTCATCTTGATCGCTATGGGGCACGTCGCGATGAGATGCGTCGAATCTTCGACACGGAAGGCGATTGGGGGAGGCTCCTGGAGGCGTTCGCCCGTTGTTGGAAACAGAAGCCGTTGAGACTAAACATGCCGCGGGGAACAGAAGCTGTGGGGACTAGACACTTAAGTTCTTGA
- a CDS encoding DinB family protein: protein MNDKFLRPRSIRWHKRRTEMRNKSLTETIFALLLLLVTGTVAAGAQELTKAGRDRAVHYLESTKANVLEATRGLSEAQWNFKPAPDRWSVAQVMEHIAASEDFIRDNLLKKKVMVSPSGPPGRDLAKTDEAVMAMVPDRSHKAQAPGPLVPTNRYGSPEGSVKHFLESRATTEEYLKTTSGLRDHVMDGPVGKMDGYEFVLFIAAHSERHLKQINEVKADPNFPKS from the coding sequence ATGAATGATAAGTTTCTGAGACCAAGAAGCATCCGATGGCACAAAAGGAGAACCGAAATGAGGAACAAATCCCTGACGGAGACAATCTTCGCGTTGCTGTTGCTTTTGGTGACTGGGACAGTGGCCGCCGGAGCACAAGAACTAACGAAGGCGGGAAGAGACCGGGCAGTACACTATCTGGAATCCACAAAGGCGAATGTCCTCGAAGCCACCAGAGGGCTTTCCGAGGCGCAATGGAACTTCAAACCGGCCCCAGATCGTTGGTCTGTGGCGCAGGTCATGGAACACATCGCTGCGTCGGAGGACTTTATCCGCGACAACTTGCTGAAGAAAAAGGTCATGGTCTCGCCCTCGGGGCCGCCTGGACGCGATCTAGCGAAGACCGACGAAGCGGTGATGGCGATGGTTCCTGACCGCAGTCACAAGGCTCAGGCGCCAGGGCCACTGGTCCCCACCAACCGCTATGGTTCGCCAGAGGGATCCGTGAAACATTTTCTCGAGAGCCGCGCGACGACCGAGGAATATCTAAAGACCACGTCTGGGCTGCGCGATCACGTGATGGATGGACCGGTGGGCAAAATGGATGGGTATGAATTTGTTCTCTTTATTGCGGCACACAGCGAGCGTCACCTCAAGCAGATTAATGAAGTGAAGGCGGACCCAAACTTCCCAAAGAGCTAG
- a CDS encoding ArsR/SmtB family transcription factor: MITYEERALDALGDPTRRAVLRRLRGGGRSVGEIAEGMEVSRPAVSQHLKILKTARLVTVHAEGTRRVYAVDTRGIESLRKWLEGFWDQALLAFKEAAEREAVKELKPRKTKKGELV, from the coding sequence GTGATTACTTACGAAGAACGAGCCCTCGATGCTTTGGGAGATCCTACCCGGCGGGCGGTGCTGAGGCGCCTGCGCGGCGGCGGACGATCCGTAGGCGAGATCGCCGAAGGGATGGAGGTGAGTCGCCCCGCAGTCTCTCAGCACCTGAAGATCCTCAAGACGGCACGGCTGGTGACTGTTCATGCGGAGGGCACGCGACGGGTCTACGCAGTCGACACACGGGGCATAGAGTCGCTGCGGAAGTGGCTGGAGGGATTCTGGGACCAAGCGCTCCTTGCGTTTAAGGAAGCCGCCGAACGAGAAGCAGTCAAAGAACTGAAACCCAGGAAGACGAAGAAAGGGGAGCTCGTATGA
- a CDS encoding WD40/YVTN/BNR-like repeat-containing protein — translation MALPLPYRAALSRTLLLLMALPIAGQGQALTLNHVVTSSPSSSDRSEGDAANNMDSCFVHRVTSLPGSHQFASDFIEAIASDPNPAANPDLIWALTADLSNKLPPQDRAMYISKSTNGGATWTQVARVDSRYFDARIGEGLRNGFIISPDATYFIITTQRGAFQVFPQSSPSEALVKPIVGPRVPDTPPKTPITKKADDPLRANVVEITPDGQHLIIGYGYFDLEPQLLRYHKENDGSWIEDGPIPHLPTEMDLLSLQFDDPKKLNPGFLYLGTGDQVYLLNLHSMKWSRIEGVGPDSAIHGMSVVGGLHLAACWGVYNPSGPGTVRRVTNARFLLHRTTDETGSNVRAYSIEVDPSKPNREVVTSLTGVYTSQDSGETWRRLNDLPEEEFRSAHFNSDGTILISGIAGTFLVNPFVESCTPHLKSRER, via the coding sequence ATGGCACTCCCACTCCCATATCGAGCCGCCCTCAGCAGAACCCTACTGCTGCTGATGGCGCTTCCCATCGCGGGGCAGGGACAGGCTCTGACTCTGAATCACGTCGTCACCAGCTCACCGTCATCCTCTGATCGTAGCGAAGGCGATGCAGCGAACAATATGGACAGCTGCTTTGTTCATCGAGTAACCAGCCTTCCGGGAAGTCATCAGTTTGCCAGCGACTTTATCGAGGCCATAGCCAGCGACCCCAACCCGGCCGCCAATCCTGACTTGATATGGGCTCTCACTGCGGACCTGAGCAATAAACTTCCGCCCCAGGATCGAGCCATGTACATCTCGAAGTCAACCAATGGCGGCGCGACATGGACTCAAGTCGCACGAGTGGATTCCAGATACTTCGATGCACGAATCGGCGAGGGGCTGCGTAACGGCTTCATCATCTCTCCCGACGCAACCTACTTTATAATCACAACGCAACGGGGAGCCTTTCAAGTATTTCCTCAATCAAGCCCATCTGAGGCGTTGGTTAAACCGATCGTAGGCCCGCGCGTTCCCGACACGCCTCCTAAGACGCCCATTACGAAGAAGGCGGACGACCCCCTAAGGGCAAACGTAGTAGAGATCACACCCGACGGACAACATCTCATCATCGGTTATGGCTACTTTGACCTCGAGCCCCAGCTCCTCCGCTACCACAAAGAGAACGATGGCTCATGGATCGAAGATGGGCCCATCCCTCATCTCCCAACCGAGATGGATCTGCTCTCCCTTCAGTTCGATGATCCCAAAAAACTGAACCCAGGCTTCCTCTATCTCGGAACAGGGGACCAGGTCTACCTGCTCAACCTTCACTCCATGAAGTGGAGTCGCATCGAGGGCGTCGGCCCGGATTCGGCGATCCATGGGATGAGTGTCGTCGGCGGTCTCCATCTGGCTGCTTGCTGGGGAGTGTACAACCCTTCAGGCCCAGGCACCGTTCGAAGAGTCACCAACGCAAGATTTCTCCTGCATAGAACCACCGACGAAACCGGCTCAAACGTCCGAGCCTACAGCATAGAGGTCGACCCCTCAAAGCCAAACCGGGAGGTCGTCACCTCGCTCACAGGCGTCTACACCAGCCAGGACAGCGGCGAAACCTGGAGGAGGCTCAACGATCTTCCAGAAGAGGAGTTCCGCTCCGCCCACTTCAACTCCGATGGAACCATCCTTATCTCCGGCATCGCAGGCACCTTCCTGGTCAATCCATTCGTAGAGTCCTGCACGCCACATCTGAAGAGTCGCGAGAGATAA
- a CDS encoding carboxypeptidase-like regulatory domain-containing protein, with protein MSANRIVCRLRRNDSILFLVVLVCALWGDEARCPAQIGGAAGVGTSIASSSIPDLVSGRVINAATDQPVRRALVRLNTRAVLTDSEGRFRFEQNKESSANILVTKPGFYATAEYGDAGNLYLQSAQLAAPLELRIYPEALLTGVVLAPDGTPLPEISVTAMRRVYDDMGRRWVPADQRPTDVHGGFRIPVPAGEYRIQTRYSPQNSAMGEAVLPVAVPSGSASNTSQLIGIHSGEEQTFELRPAVSAIHTVGVSQSPPDRGFLRISARTANGGTVQVNSMPASDETKIQLPQGTYTLTVRTMGDTDATELAETTVMVPDHDISGVVLRFSPVPSIPVELLIDSSSSDTSSTGLAQLGLSLQSEQADSDGGFARIGLSPRANQSFFFSAPPGSYRLVGRNSGAWYIKSASYGDSDLLEQELVVAPGASGTPIRVVVSNQTAALQGTVHLNGDPVASWVYLIPNRRSAQLVYSTRSSSTGSYSLDHLPPGSYQAIAFQRRHSVDYRDPESLTSFGDRAQAVTVNVGDKPTLNLDAVPATEVIP; from the coding sequence GTGTCCGCAAACCGAATCGTCTGTCGCCTTCGACGCAACGATTCGATCCTTTTCCTTGTGGTTCTGGTCTGTGCCTTGTGGGGGGACGAAGCTCGTTGCCCTGCCCAGATCGGCGGCGCTGCAGGAGTAGGCACATCGATTGCGAGCTCCAGCATTCCAGATCTGGTCTCGGGCCGAGTGATCAATGCCGCCACAGATCAGCCTGTTCGTAGAGCGTTGGTTCGGCTCAACACCCGCGCAGTTCTGACCGACAGCGAAGGCAGGTTTCGGTTCGAACAGAACAAAGAGAGCAGCGCCAACATTCTGGTTACCAAGCCAGGCTTTTATGCCACCGCAGAGTATGGCGATGCCGGCAATCTGTATCTGCAGTCCGCACAACTGGCAGCGCCGCTGGAGCTTCGAATCTACCCTGAGGCTCTGCTTACCGGCGTGGTACTGGCTCCGGATGGGACGCCTCTTCCAGAGATTTCGGTGACTGCGATGAGAAGGGTGTACGACGATATGGGGCGTCGCTGGGTGCCCGCTGATCAACGTCCGACAGACGTGCACGGGGGCTTTCGCATCCCTGTTCCGGCTGGGGAGTACCGCATACAAACTCGCTATTCTCCGCAGAACTCTGCGATGGGCGAAGCTGTCCTTCCTGTTGCAGTTCCGAGTGGAAGCGCAAGTAACACTTCACAACTGATTGGCATTCACAGCGGAGAGGAACAGACGTTTGAGCTGCGACCGGCCGTCAGTGCGATCCATACCGTCGGAGTTTCGCAGTCTCCTCCTGATCGCGGCTTCCTGCGGATCTCCGCGCGCACCGCCAATGGAGGCACGGTGCAGGTCAACTCGATGCCGGCAAGTGATGAGACAAAGATACAGCTCCCCCAGGGAACGTATACGCTGACGGTTCGGACGATGGGCGATACCGATGCTACGGAGCTGGCAGAGACGACGGTTATGGTTCCGGATCACGATATCTCCGGGGTGGTTCTGCGGTTCTCGCCAGTGCCATCGATTCCGGTGGAGTTGTTGATCGACTCTTCATCCTCCGATACAAGTTCGACTGGGCTGGCACAGCTGGGCCTCAGTCTGCAAAGTGAGCAGGCTGATTCCGACGGCGGATTCGCCAGGATAGGGTTGTCGCCCAGGGCAAATCAGAGCTTCTTCTTCTCGGCTCCTCCAGGCAGTTATCGGCTGGTGGGGCGCAATAGCGGCGCGTGGTATATCAAGTCTGCCAGCTATGGCGACTCAGATTTGTTGGAGCAGGAACTCGTCGTAGCGCCTGGAGCATCCGGTACTCCGATACGCGTTGTGGTCAGCAATCAGACGGCGGCGTTGCAGGGGACGGTGCACCTCAACGGCGATCCTGTGGCGAGTTGGGTGTATTTGATTCCGAACAGGCGGAGCGCGCAGCTGGTGTACAGTACCCGCAGCAGTTCGACGGGCAGCTATAGCTTGGATCATCTTCCGCCCGGAAGTTATCAGGCTATCGCGTTTCAGCGACGGCACTCGGTCGACTACCGTGATCCCGAAAGCCTGACGTCGTTTGGTGATCGTGCGCAGGCGGTTACGGTCAACGTCGGCGATAAGCCTACGCTGAACCTTGATGCTGTGCCGGCGACGGAGGTGATTCCATGA
- a CDS encoding carboxypeptidase-like regulatory domain-containing protein: protein MRCSLVCPSLLLFVGALWGGIARAQTRAQTKPEAKHTIAVTHYEITGVVVSSIDGSPVPHCRLTPNLVVPGGSGSRRFPASTDGSEADDHGRFSISLPSAGAWNLRARARGYVTQSYEEHDAFSSSVVLTADSPTIDLRFTLSPEASIKGIVLDEAGEPVRDAQISLSLVPPPSPGGPPANGSARGNVRTDDRGMYELANLSPGGYRLSVRAHPWYAEATQQSGASGTDGSPLDPSLDVAYPPTWFPGGSEVVTAETIVLHAGDTRQADFHLVPIPSIHLKIAPPTGASGAVNGRQGQAFPIVEEITPGANGPRAVSVATRRDPQGEFDVGGLTPGLYQVRTPGQEGRSTMVDVTANSVRTLNLDAPGSDIARLTVHVDGFAGDTEESGDRRGRGLRVSLIDTDTQRGTFSSVGDEGGFAGRRRSKTPATDRIIEVPPGRYEVVLQGVPNIYLIGITAKGAEASGRYVTVPAGETTLTVHVANGRANVSGVATLDGKPAVGAMALLVPITIEEPDSIGFLRQDQTNTDGSFDIENVIPGQYILVVIDGGWQINWGDRSTLRRYLTRGIPLELKPSASVKQNVVAQAP, encoded by the coding sequence ATGAGATGTAGTCTTGTGTGCCCTTCGTTGCTGCTCTTTGTCGGCGCTCTGTGGGGAGGGATCGCGCGCGCACAAACTCGAGCGCAGACGAAGCCGGAGGCCAAGCACACGATAGCCGTTACACACTATGAGATCACTGGCGTCGTTGTCAGCAGCATTGACGGAAGTCCCGTCCCGCACTGCAGGCTGACGCCGAATCTCGTGGTTCCTGGGGGCTCCGGGAGCCGCCGCTTCCCTGCCTCGACTGACGGCTCTGAGGCCGATGACCATGGTCGCTTTTCGATTTCGTTGCCTTCGGCGGGCGCGTGGAATCTGAGAGCGCGTGCTCGCGGCTACGTCACCCAGTCCTACGAGGAGCACGACGCCTTCTCCTCGTCGGTTGTACTGACAGCCGATTCGCCGACGATCGATCTACGGTTCACGCTTAGTCCTGAGGCCAGCATCAAAGGCATCGTTCTGGATGAAGCCGGGGAGCCGGTGAGAGACGCCCAGATCTCTCTTTCCCTGGTGCCGCCGCCAAGTCCAGGAGGCCCGCCGGCTAATGGAAGCGCGCGAGGGAATGTTAGAACCGACGATCGTGGCATGTATGAGTTGGCGAATCTGTCCCCGGGAGGCTATCGCCTGTCGGTGCGGGCGCATCCCTGGTACGCCGAGGCCACGCAGCAAAGCGGAGCGTCGGGCACTGATGGATCGCCGCTCGATCCCTCCCTCGACGTCGCCTACCCGCCGACCTGGTTTCCAGGAGGCAGCGAGGTTGTGACCGCCGAGACGATTGTCTTGCATGCAGGCGATACACGTCAGGCAGACTTTCATCTTGTTCCGATCCCTTCGATTCATCTGAAGATCGCGCCACCAACAGGAGCTTCGGGAGCGGTCAACGGTCGCCAGGGACAAGCGTTCCCCATTGTGGAGGAGATTACGCCGGGTGCAAACGGCCCGCGCGCAGTCTCGGTTGCAACCCGTCGCGACCCACAAGGAGAGTTCGATGTTGGTGGACTGACGCCAGGGCTCTATCAGGTGAGGACGCCGGGCCAGGAGGGGCGCTCCACGATGGTCGACGTGACAGCGAACTCGGTTCGAACGCTCAATCTCGATGCGCCGGGGAGCGATATCGCGAGACTTACAGTCCACGTCGACGGGTTCGCCGGCGATACGGAAGAGTCAGGTGACAGACGCGGCAGAGGGCTTCGCGTCAGCCTGATCGATACCGATACGCAACGCGGGACGTTTTCTTCCGTGGGAGATGAGGGCGGGTTTGCAGGTCGCCGAAGGTCGAAAACACCGGCTACAGACCGTATCATCGAGGTTCCCCCAGGACGTTACGAAGTTGTTTTGCAGGGCGTCCCCAACATCTATCTGATTGGTATAACCGCCAAGGGAGCCGAAGCCTCGGGGCGGTACGTGACGGTGCCCGCGGGTGAGACGACCCTTACGGTGCATGTTGCGAATGGCCGCGCTAACGTTAGCGGAGTCGCGACGCTTGACGGAAAACCCGCGGTGGGCGCCATGGCCCTGCTGGTTCCGATTACGATTGAGGAGCCTGACTCCATTGGTTTTTTGCGGCAGGACCAGACCAATACAGACGGAAGCTTCGACATCGAGAACGTAATTCCGGGGCAATACATTCTGGTGGTCATCGATGGCGGATGGCAGATCAACTGGGGCGATCGATCGACGCTGCGCCGCTATCTTACGAGAGGGATACCGCTGGAGTTGAAGCCGTCTGCAAGCGTGAAACAGAACGTAGTTGCGCAGGCTCCATGA
- a CDS encoding ligand-gated ion channel → MFLIVAPIAIPASSAVKAAAKPNVDLHKHPTGGKTPIEISVGLYITNFVAIDESRESFEVGGYLTAKWQDPRLALPAGQAADKRTEQTLTRTFRLEDLWAPAIEAANSISHKMNQYSLVADRAGFVTYIERFDAVLSNDYDLRRFPFDNQVLQFEFQPFLSTASEIRFAPQPLPSTGISPEQHTQLAAWQINDLRYTAEKVATDRFLPPAQEAVFQLVVKRRAGFYLWKIFVPLAMMTLVPVVVFWIDVEQFDWLLKVPMTMLLSMVAFEFTITRDLPRVGYVTFLDAVFLASFALCFLCVFEILTVYLLQKRGRRSTAVKVHSAGRWIYPMAYLGVILLLVVTFHT, encoded by the coding sequence ATGTTTTTGATAGTGGCCCCCATTGCCATTCCCGCATCTTCCGCAGTGAAAGCGGCAGCAAAGCCCAATGTGGATCTTCACAAACATCCGACCGGCGGAAAGACGCCAATTGAGATTTCGGTGGGGCTTTACATCACTAACTTTGTAGCGATAGACGAATCCCGTGAGAGTTTTGAGGTCGGTGGCTACCTTACTGCAAAATGGCAGGATCCGCGCCTTGCCTTGCCCGCGGGCCAAGCCGCAGATAAGCGAACGGAGCAGACACTGACTCGCACGTTTCGGCTGGAAGACCTCTGGGCTCCAGCGATTGAGGCGGCGAACTCCATCTCTCACAAGATGAACCAGTACTCTCTGGTAGCCGACAGAGCTGGCTTTGTGACCTACATCGAACGCTTCGACGCGGTTCTATCCAACGACTACGACTTGAGAAGATTTCCCTTCGACAACCAGGTCCTTCAGTTTGAATTTCAACCATTTCTTTCAACCGCCTCTGAGATTCGATTCGCCCCTCAGCCGCTGCCGTCGACGGGCATCAGTCCGGAACAACATACTCAACTAGCTGCCTGGCAAATAAACGATCTTCGCTACACTGCGGAAAAGGTGGCCACTGATCGCTTCCTTCCCCCAGCTCAGGAAGCGGTCTTCCAGCTTGTTGTCAAACGACGAGCAGGCTTTTATCTCTGGAAGATATTTGTGCCGCTGGCGATGATGACTCTGGTTCCAGTGGTCGTCTTTTGGATCGACGTCGAGCAGTTCGACTGGCTCCTGAAAGTTCCGATGACCATGCTGCTCTCCATGGTGGCCTTCGAGTTCACGATTACACGCGACCTTCCGCGAGTTGGCTACGTTACTTTTCTGGATGCTGTCTTCCTCGCCAGTTTCGCCCTCTGCTTTCTTTGTGTCTTTGAAATTCTTACGGTCTATCTTCTGCAAAAACGTGGAAGGAGGTCTACAGCGGTGAAGGTGCACTCCGCCGGAAGATGGATCTATCCAATGGCATACCTCGGCGTGATTTTGCTCCTGGTCGTTACCTTTCATACCTAG